TTTGAAGATCAAAAGTAAATAGGaacaattgatttaaaaaaaatactatgaaTGGAaagtaaaatacattttcaaaattcattagtaaaatacattttcaaaccTAAAAACTTAATTCTCCGTCATTTTAACAAATGGGGAACTGCCTCATTGAAGCCAATTTCCAACACAGAAGGATCACGACAACTTTATTGGGAATAGTAAGCTCAACTACGACTTTTCTCAATTCTAGATGAGAAATAACGTAATTACATTACCAGCAAAGTCGAAGGAGATTTTCAGAATTAGTTTTAATTGGAGTAAACTATGGAAGGAAGATTGTTGGTATAAAAATGTAACAAGAACAGGAAAGCTAAATGAACTAAACAATATGGTGATCTTCATAAGCCAGAAAACACCCTATTACATAACAGATTGTCCACAAATAAAATTCTTCCTCCAGTATGCCCATGTCAATAATCGGATAGAAAATAAACAGACTAAATTAAGacgaaaaacttaaaaaaaaaagagagcataAAACCAACTATATTTCAGTATTTCCCACCTTGCTTTCTACCCttgttgaaagaaagaaagaaagctgCTCTGCAACAAAGTAGAAGATATAAGCAGAAatcctaaaaacccaaaatccCTAGGAGTAAAGCCTGTTAGGAGCTAACCACTGTAAACAAAACCCAGTGAGATGGGATTGGTGCTAGAATTCTATGAACTAACTCCGCCTTTAGCACCCTTTGGGGCATCTCCAATTTTTGAAACAGATCCATTCTCGGTAACTTTCGGATCATCGCCATCCTTTTCAGCAAGGTTAGACTCCGATTCAGACTTTTGAATATTAGCTTCACcatttttctcaaccttctcatcaccatttttctcaaccttctcatCAGTAGGTTTTTCTTCTCGCACCTGCATAAACAGACATAACTAAGACATCATCACACAATCTAATATTTTTCACATAACTAGAATAGATGAAATATCACTTGCCTGATTTAGGTATTCAAATATTGCATTCTTCCTCAGGATAATCTTCTGACGGGCCTCATAAAACCCAAAATCATCCAAAAAAACATGTGTTACTCagtatattttgattttgattaatttgagCCCAGCCTCCAACATTACCTGTAACATAGGTTCAGATTAAAGTAAGAGAAActactaaaaaaacaaacaacaaatgagGAGAGCAGGACCTAATTACCTCTTAGGTATCCCGACTCTCTCAGACTCTATGTGACAGGTTTGTTCTTGTTGTTTTCCAGCGTGACGTGCCTCAACAAATTGTTAGAAACATCCTTAACAGGACGAATCATTTCAGCAAGTCCCACAAATTGACAACTCGTATTAACCTCAATAATAAACACAacaaattagattaaaattatcatataagAAAATAGCACACACCAACATCATATCATATGGAGATGCTTACCGAGAAGAATAGGAAAACAGGGCATCTACCAGGTCTCTGCTGGGCCTCTTGGTATGCGACATCAAGCTTCTTATTGCCCTTTTTTGTACTGACCCACATGTTGTATTTTATGCTCTTGTGAATATTATCTTCATTGTAGGACTTGATGACAAAGAATTTGGCATCAGCACATTCTTTTAGAAAATCAGGTTGGTTGTATTTTTCTCTGTCAGGAACAATAGTAGTCTCTTTGCTTAGACTTGCTGGTAAATCCTGTTGTTTCATTACTGGAAAGGCTGGTGCAAAAGCATGCTGATTCTTACCACTTTTAGCCCTCATTCCTCTGTTTAATTCATTGCCATAGCTAAAGAAGCCACTTCTTCCCCTGTACTCAGTATCAAAAGCTAACCATGTTCTCCCATTAGGGGTGTCAACAGCTACCCAAGCTTTGTCAACACCTACCCAAGCTCTTCCATCAGTGCGAGTATCTTCGTTTTTTTCTTCAGACATACACTAATGGAAAAAAGACATTTTATGatgtacaaaaataatattttatgacgtaaTTTCTGCGAGTCATAATTCTGGGCGTCATAATAAGTCTGCgtattttatgacgtagtaaaaatttacgtcataataacttagacatattataacgtagatCCTaaaatcagtcataatatgCGCAAAAGATATTATGACGTAAATTTGTTAAAACATTATAATGTGTGATTTTTAGAACCAACTTATTATGACGTACATTattttgtacgtcataatatgtatattttttttaaaaaaaaattattattacaattcaCATCCTATGAAATTATAATCATTCTCAATTGATTCCATTCCAATTACAATTAATtccattcacaataaaaatacattCACCATCACTTCAACTctaatatgttataaaattttcaaacaaatactgttattttctttaaaaatctcaaaacaaaaaaagtataaaaccaCTATAAAAAATGAACTTGATTTCATAATTGAACTTTAGCACAGTAAATTCCTTAATTCAAACCCACACAATAGCACAAAACAACAAACCTAGAATCAGTTTAGTTTAGGCCATTAGCCGCACCAACATTGTCAAGAGGTTCAGTAGAACAGCAGGAGAAGAAAGTTCAATGGTTTAAACACAAGGCAATGACAACACTATCTATTTTACACATGATTCATCATCATGGTAGATTTGAATCATAACCAtgaattaattattcaaaagcTTAAACCTGTGTCATATTCTCTCACACCATAATCATTATTGGAAGCAATAATATGAGTTGCGCCACTGCAAAAGTTTTCATGTCAAGCCGTGTTCATGTTCCAAACAAAGACAAATATAACTTGGTATGAAAAATACCTCAAGCTGTCATATATCTCAATTGCATTTGTTATGGCATTATCATCATGTGTGGTCCGGGTACAAAAGCTTACTCCCTTCTGATCCAAACGCTGCATTCAAAATAGACACTATAAGTTGCATCACACAATCCTAATCTTATTAGTATGATAAAATTGAGAATTGGGGAGAAATAGTAGGCTTACGTAGTAGCAATAGTTCCTATCACATACCCAATAAAACGGAACAATTAATGTATATACTAAGTATATATTGCAAACAAGAGTAAAACATTTCTCTTGTTTTACATAGGAGAAAAAGTAAAACACCACAATCATAGAATCTGAAATATCTAATAACGCAAGATGTGCAAACAAAGGAAGGTTTGACCCCCCCAAAAACCAAGGGTGATTAACTAGAAGTTAATCCTAGTAATTAAGTTGAGCTTGATTAAGAAGTTATTGTGAATTATGATAGAAACAAGAGTATTAGAAATAAGGGAGACCAAGCTCCTCACAAGTAGAAGTAGtaattttaaagtgaaaataGGATGGTAATCCTACAATTatcagtaaaataaaaatgaatatcaaGAAACACTTTTTTGAGCCTAACTAATCCAAACAGATCTTTTGATCACAAAATTCCCTAGTAAATCTATATAGTAGTCCTCAAAGTCAAAGTTCAACAATATTTAACAGACGAAAACCTAATTGATGGCGGCTCCTTGTGCGTCGCGGAGGAGGCGTGTTCTCAGAGAAAAAAAAGCACGGCGTGGAGcaagaaaagtaagaaaacctaatttctaattttagagagaaagagagaatgagagGATGAAGAGTGTAAGTGAGAGGGACCGTGAAAGAGATGAGAAGGGCCGAGAGTGTTGGAATGAGAGGGaggtgaaagagaaaaaattatttaacatattataacgtatatTCATATCTACGTAATAATAAGTTTTGAAGTTAATTACAAGTTTGCCACcgcttttatatattatgactGATGTACAAaattacgtcataatatgtcttaaacttatttacaaatttgtcaCCGTATTTCATATTATGACTGATATATagaactacgtcataatatgtcttACTTTTATTACAACTCTGCCATCAATCAACCTATTATGATGTataatttttgtacgtcataatatgttagtcatagaaaagtatttttccactagtgataTTTTTAGCAATATTCATCCTCTGttcctcttccttcttcctctgttcttcttcttttatagcCTCTTTAAAAGGCTCCTTCGTAAGAATGTCCATCGCCTTGGTCGTAGCCTTCTCTGGTTCGACCTCCTTATTAGAAACCTCCATTTGCTGCTTCCCATTTTTTTCTAATGTACTAGACCCCTTCTTGCAACAATAGAATCGTCCAATGATGTGCCTGCGAAAAAGAACCAGAGGAAGACGAAACATGGTAGCAAAAATGGTAgcaaaagcaagaagaaaaaggaattcGGTGGTTAACGCCGATTCATTGATAAcactatatatgtatatatatatatatatatatatatatatatatatatatggtgagggacaaacaaaaacatttttgtcAGAAACTTTTTCCATGCGTAAACGAAAATCGTCTATAACAAACTTTGATTCGCCTGACATACGGATTGTGCATATTGTATTTTGATTCTTACTCACGTACAAGAATGAACGTAAAGTGTCAATAAAAAacgacaaaaaaaatattacattcttaatattaacaaaaggaaaatgtttgtttaacacccacatttgacacaaatttgacaccgtccaggtgtcaaatttctattgggttatttattttaaattgaaaaagcttttgtaataaacTGACGGGGGTAGAAGTGgtataatgaaatattgaataTGATTTTCGATTTGGCGGTTTCGTTTTCGTCTTTCACTTTTGCTGTGAACAGTTTCGTTTTCTCTCCAACAGGTCCCTTCGTCTTTCGTTTTCCACCATCTCCATTGTTGCGTTACTTTGGTTTTATCTCAAGTAGGGGAAGGCGATCATTGAGAAAGTAAGCCCGTAGTGTGGGTATGTCGTTTTTGGTTTGGTTGGGCTTCGTCTTTGTTTCGTCATTTGCTGGCATTCTCGCGTTTTGGTGTTTTGGGNTTTTGTGTATCATTTNGGTTCTCATTATAATGTTGTTGTTTAggggttaattttatttttgtaaacccTAACCAACTATTGATATTTGGCCTCTttggtgttttgattttgtgttcagTTGGAATGGCTTCCGAAATCCCAAAGGTAAGATAaagtttcttacttttatttagttggataatttgttgttaatattaacaatgttttctttatGTCTTGTAGTGGAGGGTTCGTACTTCTTTGGATTCATCTTATATTATTGGAATGAATCGTTTGTTGAGAAAAGATCATGTTCAACGAATTTGTGAGACACCTTTTAGGTGGTGTGTGTACCTACTTGAGGATGTGGACATAAACTGTGAGTTAATTAAGGTGATGGTATGTCGGTGGGTCGGGCATGACGTTAGTTTTAGGCTGAGTCATCAATTGGTTCCATTCACAGTTTTAGATGTTTTCATGACGACGGGTTTAGGTATAGGTGGTTTAGAAGTACCGTTTGATGAATGTATAGAAGGTTTGGTTGGAGAAATGTTTAACAGAAAAAGCACATCTTTGAAAGACTTGGTTCAGGTGTTTAATGTGATTGTTTTAGACAAAAACACAGACATTGATGTTGTTTGTAggttgtatatatttgtttgtttggttgtgtttttcttttctagaaaGTCTAAGATAGTAGCTAACATGCCATCAAGAGTGTTAGATGACCTAGATAGCCTCTGTTTATATGATTGGGCTACCGGTGTACATAAACACCTAGTTGATAGTTTGAATAAAGGCATGAAAAAATTAATGGCTGGACGAATCCGCAGTTCACTAAGTCTAAGTGGCAATGTTGCGGTATTGNAGGTAAAATTCGTTGTAGTTGTTGAAGtcaattatatgaattttgtaCATTCTGATATATGTGTTAGTCAAGATTTTCATCATATTGTAGGCCTGGGCGGTGGAGAGATTTTCCCTTGATGGAAATCGAATTAATAGAGATTTCAGTCGCATGCTCCGTTGGTTCCGGACTGCTGAAGTAATTACTTCATTTAAGtttcttataaatattgatGATTTGAGTGCAGTCATTAATATGTTTGCATGTTTGTAGTTTAAGTCTGAGTGGTATGTTGGGGAGCGTGTCCGTGACCTGCCCGAAATCAAAGCTGCATTTGAGTTGTTTGATGGAGGGATAGGTGTACCGCAGTTGCCAAAACGATGTAGAGTTGATGAAGCTGTAGATGATAGCTCCGATGATGGCACCTTTGAAGCAAACCTTGAGGAGACATTGAAGAAGAATAATGAAGAAATGATGGCGTTGTCTTCAAGGCTAGTTTTTTTGAAGAATGAGGTATGTAAAATTCGTGACATTCCAATTGTGAATGAAGAAGGTGTTGGAGGAGTTGATGAAGAACCTTTAGGTGGAGGTGATGAAGAACCTTTAGGTGGAGGTAATGAAGAACCTTTAGGTGGANATGAAGAACCTTTAGGTGGAGGTGATGAAGAACCTTTAGGTGGAGGTAATGAAGAACCTTTAGGTGGATGTGATGAAGAACCATTAGGTGGAGGTTATGAAGAACCTTTACCTGGAGTTAATGAAGAATCGTTCAATGAAGAAGCATTCAATGAACGTTCAATGAAGAACCTATGGCTGAAGATGAACAACAAGTTGTGAACGTTGTTGAAATTGTTGAGTATGAAGAACCGGAGGCACCGCAAGCAATGGCAATCGTACCTCTTCGTGCAGTTCATGGTGATCCAAGGCCTGACGTCAATGCTGACCAACTCTACATCGCCGTGGGCGTAAGGGATAGACCACAAAGGTAAgttatgataattttgtttaatgtatTGGTTTGGGAATAGTTATTTATTGAAAAGTACATTTGTTTTTAATCAGGATCGTGTGTGAAATAATTGGGCAGACACTGAACACAACATTTGTTCATACCTTAGCTCCTTACAAATACGTTGATAACATGGTAAGTGTTTGATGTCCTTAGTTGATTTATACTTTGATTATAATTTGGAATGAAATGTTGAATTTTGAATGTGTAGTTGGTGCTATTTGCAACCACCATATTTATGCACTTTGAGAAAAGGAGGACAAGGGTTGTGAAGAGGATCCTTTTTAGTTCGTTATATGCGGTAAGCTATACTATTTGAATGTGTTCATTTCAGTTCCTTTTGACTTAGTATGTGTTATTCATTTAGGATTGTTGTATTTCATCGTATTCTCAGGACCTTATCATCAATGATTAtttgaagatggaaaaaaacCATCGTGTGTTTAGTGCTCATAATTACAACAGCTGTTTGCGTGCGGGACACTTTAGCCTTGCAGAAATTCCAACTGCTGAATTTGTAAGTGAGgtttaatttttactttgtaCGTGGTGGTATGTGACATATAGCAATTGTTGATGTGTTCAGTTTCTTTTTGTTGGTTTGTAGTTGTTTCTCCCTTTTTGCCATAATTATAATTGGTGGTGCTATGTTGTAAAAATTAGCACGTTggaattatatattattgattctaTGGCGAAGGACGTAAGAGACCACAGAAGGATTGATATTGTTGTGGTATATGTTAACCGATTTGAATATTGTTATTGAGTTCCAGTCACCAACACATAACTTACGAGATACATACTCATTTCTTCTTCCAGTCACCAACACTTCCCCATTTCTCAACCTTCCTCTTGCttgtaaaatgttaatttatttaaaaaatagatagtccattgcaaaaaaataaaaaattagagaatTGACTAACAGGCCAtgtaacagaaaaaataaaaattaatcatatttatataactattaaatttaaatacaaaattaaaattcgtCTATGacgtttataattttaataactaaaaataacttaaattaaaattcagtttaactgtaaaaaaaaaatcaatcaaaatttaacaactaaaaaagtaaatacattaaacataaaaaatataaagataactcaaaaatgaaattcaatttaaaatgaaagaaaataaataaaaatttaagaatcaaaaatatatttaatttaaaaaaaaaattaaactatactaaacataaaaaattatatatgcaacattttttttttataaattaagtgtgacgtttttaaatttatcagaACGGATTATACTAAATTTgtagattttatttaaagtaatttccttttaaattaatttattcgaGTTTTgaactaaataattttaaaaatagctACATAAACTATAAGCATACTATTTTTGTcgatttgattttaaaaatcaatattgaAGTGCAAGGGTTATTTTTACCACACTTTTGTTAACGATTGGATTATTTGTATGAATGTGAATGTAATGTAAATTCGTGAtgaaaaaagtaaattgaaacaaattggTTTCGCTACACATGATAGGATAATtctaatattatgtaaaattaagaaattataaaattacaattaaagtacattttataatacatttttaggAAAAGTAATTTGAATAACAATATGCTATACAGCAGCTGACCAATTTACTCCTccaatatttttgaaaaggaTATTTTTCGtctttatcattattttgtatttaattcaAGTCTTAAAATTATGTGTccaaaaacatacaaattttccaatttaagatgtaaaaaatattattcaagatCACTCAATCTAAAAATTttctaatgaattttttatattagcaAACATAATTTATTCCATTCTAAAGACGAATTTTTTACTCAAAACACTTTTTTAGATAATACAAACTCTATTTGGAACATCGGATCTGAGTTCTAATTAGTTGTAATGTATCTAGTAGGATTTAGAATTTACAGATTGAATAATTCGAAAActtaatcaattattcaagaTGGAATTTCTCGAAGGAAACCCAATGGAGATGTGTTTTGACTTCTCTTAGAATCCATGGCGGCGAGAACCAAAATCCAACTCACTGATTACACGTTGACCCACATCTCTTTTAACGTACAAACTGCGCACATCCATAAAAAGTACGACAATCCAGACTTACTGTATTGCTGTTATATGACAATAAGAAACCTCTCATATTACGATTAAAAGGCAAACCGTTCTCATATTCTTTGGTTTCTACTTCGTACCTTTGTTCTTCCTCCATTTCAACTTGTATTGCAACCTTTATAACTTTCCGTTCAGATCCACGTCTTTGCGCCTATGGGTTCATCTTATTGACGAGTGTACTCTCTGGATTGGTACTGATTGATGCTCTCGATTGACGAATGTCCTGtgttttgatcatttttaaGCTTTCAcctgtataaattaaaataattgaaaaagattAATGTTATCTATCTTTTCATGCCTGACATTAGCcacattttaatagattttgagCATGGAGTAAATAATTACAGAAGATGAATGTGAAAAGAATATTGCAATAATCAACTATAATTCAGTAACTGatacaactaaaattttctattattatgtcAAGTTTTAAACTAATTGAAGATATATTACATCCAAATTTTATCAACTATATAACAGCTATGTTGTATCTACCAATTTTACGTTCTGCGTCATGTATAAATTACTTAAATGAGTAactttattaaagataaaattaaaaaaaaattactttctagtaattgacattttttaagTAAGAAATGACCAAGTGTGAAATTCATAGGTATGAGACAAGATGGAGTAGTCGTTGTTATACGAAAATGGTGCAGAAGCAGATATAATACAATGGAGTGGAACCGAATTCCCAATTAGTAATCAAATCaaacattaatatttgaaagtaTACTCTGTAACTCAGATTCTTAGTTCAGAATATCCGAGTAAAAATGTGTTAAGATTCACGTTATAATATCCTAAATTACGTTAAAAtaccaattcatacaattttatgaaaatattagtattttcaATCCCGTGTTGAAGAAttgattttaattcaaattaaattttgaattaaaataattttaaataactgtgtcaaacaaaatattctaagtttagataataaaaaagtCATCATAAATCACTGTatgtcaaaatcaattttaaccaaattatgtttttaaaatcaatttcattcaacaaaaatCTCCATTGTGTGCTCTATTCACATATTTGACGAGGTGAAGACTACATCTGACGTATCATGGCTGCTGCTCCATAAAGCAAGATTCTTAATAAGCAAGTATAGCACCATTATAAAAGAAAGGCTGAGGCAAAAACTACAGAAAAAAACTAGTTGAGGATGAAATGATACCGTatgaatcaattttttttggtCTGTTGGGATGCTTCAGCATACTGCTCTGCAAGTTTCTTTACTTTCTCACCTTCCTTTATGAGAAAACTCGCATTCTTTGCTTTGCAATGATACTTCATAACCTTCTCAGTTGTTTTTGCAACAGCCCACCTGTATTGGTCAGCCGTGATTACACCACTCTTGCACAGTGGTCTGATGTGCTCCTTGATGTAAGCTTCTACCTGTACAAATTCCAGTAATATTAcagaaatataaaatcataaaggaAAATgtagaaatggaagaaaacataaatgatagCACACAGCattactttttaagaaaaactggagaaataaattatatgggaaaattaagtttataataCCTTTTTAGTTGTATGATTTACCGAGTCAGTCTGCTTAGCAGTGACATCAGATTTCCCTTCCTTCCGTTGGAAACTTTCACCGGTTTCAGATATATTGGAAGACTGGTCGGTGATGGTAGTATCAGAAATTTTTTCTGTGAGATTCTCCTTCCCCTGTTCTGAAGCTTTTACTGCATTATTCAAAGCATGTTGTTCATCATTATGGTAGTCATTGGCGACGCTTAGAGTTTCTGTCTTGCCATCTCCATGTAATGATCTTGATTCACCAGctggaaatttttttattagtggtTCTTTGTCAGGGCCGTATAATAATTCTTCAAATTCTTTGTCAAGTGGCTCAACAGCGCTCTCGAAGGGTAGGAGCTCTGAAGAAACAGAAGACCTATCCATTTGAACTGCATCGTTGTGACAATTTGGCGAGCAGGATGCCTCTCCTGGCACTTCATTTCTTTCAGGCCCCTCACAGTCAGCACAATCCAAAGCGATATCTGACTTTTTCAAGTTCATGGTGGAGAAAACAAGTTTCACTTTTGACTCGTTTTGCTCTTGTTTTGGTTTTGAAACCTGTGTAACACTAGCACCAATATAATCCTCATCTTCCAAATCATACTCAAAATCACCATAAATATCCAGATCAGGATTCGAATCCAGTTCAAGTATATTATCGGACCCCAACATGTCACCATTACATGTTTCTCTGTTCTCATGTGGACTGCTAGGTGGGGAGTCAGACAGCAGACCAGCATTTTTCAAGGCCGTTTCAACTGCAGGGTCAGCTGAAAGATCTTCCATATTTGGTTCTGATTGTTGATCATTAAGCATTGCTGATGAGGCTGCTGGAGTTGTATCTCTGGCTACATCAGATTTTGTGTTATTTGTGCGATGCAAGAGCTCCTGTGAACAAAGGTTCAAATAGACAAGCTTGCTATTTGATCTGTCAGCAACctctttttcaatattaattgcATCTGCAACAGCTAATTCTGTAATGCCAGTTCTGCGAATCACTGTCAGATTTGTGTTCCTCAACAAGCGCTCTGTCAGGCGGTAAAGCTGTGTCTGCACAAAATAGTGAAGTTTAAGAGAGAAGAAATCTAACTATCAGAGCCGTATACACAAATAAAGCATCTTGAATTGATCATTTGGAAATACTCCTGCGCCATTACTTAAATAAGATTCAACTCCATTAACATGCCAAAAGGGGAACAAGACTAAATTATTCGAAGTTTGTATTGGTATGTACCAGTTTTAATTCCAACCCTGAAATCTGGCAACCAGTCAATTATGACTTTTATCTTGGGTAGAATCAactattaaaaaagtttaagatTCTATCACTTTTTCTGGTGAGAAACTTCGACTTATATTATATGACCCATAACGGGATATGTGGGAAAACCACCGGCAACCACATGTTTTGTCTAACATTTGAAAACTCAAGATAactaaatgataaatattagtTCTAAAATGAAGAAACAAGAATGACCCTCCAAAGGAATTAGAACATATTTTCTGATCCCAATGTCATTAGGAATCGGAGCCTTAATTAAAAATGCATCAATCTAACGTGTGTAACTTCAAATGGTGGAAACGCAAGGTACTGCATACCTGCCTAACTGATATAGGAATTTTATTGTGTCGAGAAGGTGCCAATACTGGTCTCATATCACTTGGCAGTTGGGCCTACTCACAATAACAGAAAGAAGAAACAGTGAACAGCCATAACCAATTTCTGATAGCAATATCAAAGGTAAATAAAGCAATTGCAGATAAAACTAGTCAGATGAGATCATTTACATACAAGTAAAGGATAATTTCCTTTAAAAACTGAGTTGTCTTCCTGATTTCCATTTGCTGTGTTTCCTCCGCTGGTTGTGGATGCTTTCCTCGCAAGGACCTCCAAGGcccattttcttttatcattcttCATGCAACCAGATTTTTGGCCTAACTCCTTGGTGCCAGTTTTGGAACCAACTGATGAGACTGGCGTCCTTTCTGAGTAATTGTTTATTCTTGATTTACCAGAAGTTGAATTATCGCCAACTGGTCCATTTACAATCTTTTTGTCTAcgtttttttcatttgaaacaAAACTGATCTTTGATAAGAGATTGTTTACGTCTGTTGCTTTAATAGTATTGTTATCAACGGATAGATTTGGTACTTTCTCTGACGGgttgttttgtttggtttgcTCAGAGTTAGCCACAGTTTTAAGCACAGAGAGAGGTTTTACATCCTCTTTCCGGGGGAAAACAGATGTATCTGCTAAATACAACCTAGAAAGTATAGGATCCTTGGTTTGACATTCAGAAACTTGCTTTGATTCTGTACCATCTGAACCTTTTCTTAGTAAATCAAGAACTGATTTTAAAGTTTCAATCTTTTCAGGCTTCGTAGCTCTCATGCAACGATATTTCCAGAACTCAATTTCACAGTCCCTATCCCATGCACGCTTTCTTCTTCCATTGGAAGTACCAaaaattttctttgttaaattttcaCGGACTTTGCCTTTCTGCAACATTGACTTCTTTGCCTTTATAGCTGCAGGGGATAACTTGTTTACAAGTTCAGTTTTAGGCCCTGTTATAGCAGTCCTAAATGCTTCAAGAAGCTTGGGATCAAAATGGTTATCCTCGAAGTTTATAGAGGACTTGTTA
This genomic stretch from Vigna radiata var. radiata cultivar VC1973A chromosome 7, Vradiata_ver6, whole genome shotgun sequence harbors:
- the LOC106768596 gene encoding uncharacterized protein At4g10930 isoform X4, with product MGRSNNNHHMMVAFFICLDGDDCKVRNGSATVEGDSDLDTSIACDSCDIWYHAFCVGFDTESTSESTWLCPRCVADDVSKGATNSMERTTMECNADNSNRDCHGEDSFSGKVSVSVADTGETAVVVSMVDRTKWVPATSEKSLLPVEVDADPMTESCILMSDINDQQSGEMRTNSLPIMEEELELSLSNNSDLKKSASGAMIEPNGFDGTKLLDESHTKTSPSRIESDMGLDLGLSVGTYLPVDDADKSEPKDQATVVPCLTSEKCFLTGDEIEVNACKDNARVAGGKRKHADFSNGQVYIKAEDGDAKPELPDEVVPKKSKATDSQMSNTNDTANDHLLENAPKHPALKDSPTKATVTPDIMNIVKGTVRRLSKGHTSTNACDQSSENKGNMAGLRVKKIMKRNSEDRESSLLVQNLRKEIREAVRNKSSINFEDNHFDPKLLEAFRTAITGPKTELVNKLSPAAIKAKKSMLQKGKVRENLTKKIFGTSNGRRKRAWDRDCEIEFWKYRCMRATKPEKIETLKSVLDLLRKGSDGTESKQVSECQTKDPILSRLYLADTSVFPRKEDVKPLSVLKTVANSEQTKQNNPSEKVPNLSVDNNTIKATDVNNLLSKISFVSNEKNVDKKIVNGPVGDNSTSGKSRINNYSERTPVSSVGSKTGTKELGQKSGCMKNDKRKWALEVLARKASTTSGGNTANGNQEDNSVFKGNYPLLAQLPSDMRPVLAPSRHNKIPISVRQTQLYRLTERLLRNTNLTVIRRTGITELAVADAINIEKEVADRSNSKLVYLNLCSQELLHRTNNTKSDVARDTTPAASSAMLNDQQSEPNMEDLSADPAVETALKNAGLLSDSPPSSPHENRETCNGDMLGSDNILELDSNPDLDIYGDFEYDLEDEDYIGASVTQVSKPKQEQNESKVKLVFSTMNLKKSDIALDCADCEGPERNEVPGEASCSPNCHNDAVQMDRSSVSSELLPFESAVEPLDKEFEELLYGPDKEPLIKKFPAGESRSLHGDGKTETLSVANDYHNDEQHALNNAVKASEQGKENLTEKISDTTITDQSSNISETGESFQRKEGKSDVTAKQTDSVNHTTKKVEAYIKEHIRPLCKSGVITADQYRWAVAKTTEKVMKYHCKAKNASFLIKEGEKVKKLAEQYAEASQQTKKN
- the LOC106768596 gene encoding uncharacterized protein At4g10930 isoform X1; translated protein: MEADFVTNDMLALTHDAFDANDNDDVAIEGERCGICMDVVIDRGVLDCCQHWFCFVCIDNWATITNLCPLCQNEFQLITCVPVYDTVGNSKVEDDSLLRDDDDWSIEGKNNTLQFPSYYIDENAVICLDGDDCKVRNGSATVEGDSDLDTSIACDSCDIWYHAFCVGFDTESTSESTWLCPRCVADDVSKGATNSMERTTMECNADNSNRDCHGEDSFSGKVSVSVADTGETAVVVSMVDRTKWVPATSEKSLLPVEVDADPMTESCILMSDINDQQSGEMRTNSLPIMEEELELSLSNNSDLKKSASGAMIEPNGFDGTKLLDESHTKTSPSRIESDMGLDLGLSVGTYLPVDDADKSEPKDQATVVPCLTSEKCFLTGDEIEVNACKDNARVAGGKRKHADFSNGQVYIKAEDGDAKPELPDEVVPKKSKATDSQMSNTNDTANDHLLENAPKHPALKDSPTKATVTPDIMNIVKGTVRRLSKGHTSTNACDQSSENKGNMAGLRVKKIMKRNSEDRESSLLVQNLRKEIREAVRNKSSINFEDNHFDPKLLEAFRTAITGPKTELVNKLSPAAIKAKKSMLQKGKVRENLTKKIFGTSNGRRKRAWDRDCEIEFWKYRCMRATKPEKIETLKSVLDLLRKGSDGTESKQVSECQTKDPILSRLYLADTSVFPRKEDVKPLSVLKTVANSEQTKQNNPSEKVPNLSVDNNTIKATDVNNLLSKISFVSNEKNVDKKIVNGPVGDNSTSGKSRINNYSERTPVSSVGSKTGTKELGQKSGCMKNDKRKWALEVLARKASTTSGGNTANGNQEDNSVFKGNYPLLAQLPSDMRPVLAPSRHNKIPISVRQTQLYRLTERLLRNTNLTVIRRTGITELAVADAINIEKEVADRSNSKLVYLNLCSQELLHRTNNTKSDVARDTTPAASSAMLNDQQSEPNMEDLSADPAVETALKNAGLLSDSPPSSPHENRETCNGDMLGSDNILELDSNPDLDIYGDFEYDLEDEDYIGASVTQVSKPKQEQNESKVKLVFSTMNLKKSDIALDCADCEGPERNEVPGEASCSPNCHNDAVQMDRSSVSSELLPFESAVEPLDKEFEELLYGPDKEPLIKKFPAGESRSLHGDGKTETLSVANDYHNDEQHALNNAVKASEQGKENLTEKISDTTITDQSSNISETGESFQRKEGKSDVTAKQTDSVNHTTKKVEAYIKEHIRPLCKSGVITADQYRWAVAKTTEKVMKYHCKAKNASFLIKEGEKVKKLAEQYAEASQQTKKN